Proteins encoded in a region of the Polynucleobacter antarcticus genome:
- a CDS encoding polysaccharide biosynthesis protein has translation MFNNKILLITGGTGSFGNAILNRFLDSEVKEIRILSRDEKKQDDMRKSYQNPKIKFYIGDVRDYQAVLNATRGCDFVYHAAALKQVPSCEFHPLEAVKTNILGTENVLEASITSGVQRVVCLSTDKAVYPINAMGISKAMMEKVVVAKSRVSTSTVICATRYGNVMASRGSVIPLFLDQIRRGQALTITDQGMTRFMMTLEDAVDLVVYAFCNANPGDIFVQKAPAATISTLAQSLVDLMGNPDYPIQVIGTRHGEKLYEVLLSREEMASAEDLEDYYRIPPDLRDLNYGKFVEQGEPLISTAVDYNSHNTIRLDVDEMKRLLLKLPLVKAAVAGVYTEPEG, from the coding sequence ATGTTTAATAATAAAATTCTTCTCATTACTGGCGGCACGGGATCATTTGGGAATGCTATTCTCAATAGGTTTTTAGATTCGGAAGTCAAAGAGATTCGAATCCTGAGTAGGGATGAGAAAAAGCAGGACGATATGAGAAAGTCTTATCAAAATCCTAAAATTAAGTTTTACATTGGTGATGTCCGCGATTACCAAGCCGTTTTAAATGCTACACGTGGATGTGATTTTGTCTATCATGCCGCCGCACTTAAGCAGGTTCCCTCTTGCGAATTTCATCCTTTGGAGGCCGTAAAAACCAATATTTTAGGGACTGAAAATGTTTTGGAAGCATCTATCACTTCTGGGGTGCAACGTGTTGTTTGTCTGAGTACTGACAAGGCGGTTTACCCTATCAATGCAATGGGAATCTCTAAGGCAATGATGGAAAAAGTGGTTGTTGCAAAGTCAAGGGTGAGCACATCTACCGTCATATGTGCCACCCGTTATGGCAACGTCATGGCTTCGCGTGGGTCTGTTATCCCCCTTTTTTTGGACCAAATACGACGGGGACAGGCTCTCACGATTACCGATCAAGGCATGACGCGCTTTATGATGACTCTTGAGGATGCGGTTGATTTGGTTGTTTATGCTTTTTGTAATGCAAACCCAGGTGATATTTTTGTGCAAAAAGCACCTGCAGCAACAATCTCAACTTTGGCTCAATCGCTTGTAGATTTGATGGGGAATCCGGACTATCCAATTCAGGTAATTGGAACTCGGCATGGTGAGAAATTGTATGAAGTCTTGCTCAGTCGAGAAGAAATGGCATCTGCTGAGGACTTAGAAGATTACTATAGGATACCTCCCGACTTAAGGGATCTAAATTATGGTAAGTTTGTGGAGCAAGGGGAGCCTCTAATATCTACGGCAGTAGACTATAACTCCCACAATACAATTCGACTTGATGTTGATGAAATGAAGCGGCTTTTACTGAAGTTACCATTAGTTAAGGCTGCTGTAGCTGGTGTTTATACTGAGCCAGAGGGTTGA
- the wbjC gene encoding UDP-2-acetamido-2,6-beta-L-arabino-hexul-4-ose reductase, whose amino-acid sequence MKILITGSKGFIGKNLRLALTEVGNYEILTFDRGDAPDLLVKLVHQSDYVVHLAGENRPIDPKCFQEGNVDLTQVLCQAIEKTGRLIPLIYSSSLQANDSKSLYAQSKRSAEAVIKALSESTKNPVLIYRLANVFGKWIRPNYNSVVGTFCYKIARGLPIQIHDENTVIQLIYIDDVIKDIIAHIKRSWSGSNIGEISPRYAITVGDLAKQLYEFKNSRDSLIIPRVGVGFIRALYSTYISYLPVEEFSYAVPKYGDERGDFVEMLKTPDAGQFSYFTALPGVTRGGHYHHSKTEKFLVISGRARFGFRHMITGEVYELFSSGDKPEIVETIPGWTHDITNIGNEKMVVMLWANEIYNRELPDTIASKV is encoded by the coding sequence ATGAAGATCTTAATTACTGGATCAAAAGGGTTTATTGGTAAGAATCTTAGGCTTGCGCTAACAGAGGTCGGTAACTACGAGATTCTTACTTTTGATCGCGGTGATGCTCCCGATTTACTCGTGAAACTAGTTCATCAGTCGGATTATGTTGTACATTTAGCTGGAGAGAATCGCCCAATAGATCCTAAATGCTTTCAAGAGGGTAATGTTGATCTTACCCAAGTCCTTTGTCAGGCGATCGAAAAGACAGGCCGCTTAATTCCATTGATTTATTCATCTTCGCTACAGGCGAATGATTCAAAAAGCCTGTATGCACAAAGTAAGAGATCTGCTGAGGCGGTGATTAAGGCATTATCTGAATCCACAAAAAATCCCGTACTAATTTACCGTTTGGCCAATGTTTTTGGAAAATGGATTCGCCCTAACTACAACTCTGTAGTGGGAACGTTTTGTTACAAGATTGCTCGCGGCCTCCCAATTCAAATTCACGATGAAAATACAGTTATCCAGCTCATTTACATTGACGATGTTATTAAAGACATCATTGCTCATATCAAGAGATCCTGGTCAGGCAGTAATATTGGGGAAATTTCTCCGCGGTACGCTATTACCGTTGGAGACTTAGCCAAACAGCTCTATGAATTCAAAAATTCCAGAGATTCTTTAATAATTCCCAGAGTAGGTGTGGGCTTTATTCGCGCCCTATATTCGACTTATATTAGTTATTTGCCGGTTGAGGAGTTTTCATATGCTGTTCCAAAGTATGGTGATGAACGTGGTGATTTTGTGGAAATGTTGAAAACTCCCGATGCCGGGCAGTTTTCCTACTTCACTGCTTTGCCTGGAGTTACGCGTGGTGGGCATTACCACCATAGCAAAACCGAAAAATTCTTAGTGATTTCTGGAAGAGCACGTTTTGGATTCCGCCATATGATAACTGGCGAGGTTTATGAGCTATTTTCCTCGGGTGACAAGCCGGAGATTGTAGAAACTATTCCTGGATGGACGCACGACATTACCAATATTGGCAATGAAAAAATGGTTGTTATGTTGTGGGCTAATGAAATTTATAATCGAGAGCTTCCCGATACGATAGCTTCTAAGGTATGA
- the wecB gene encoding non-hydrolyzing UDP-N-acetylglucosamine 2-epimerase: protein MKKLKVMSVVGTRPEIIRLSRVLSKLDEYCDHVMVHTGQNYDYELNQIFFEDLGIRKPDHFLGSAEAGSGVARTIGNVIVAIDRVLEFEKPEALLVLGDTNSCLSVIPAKRRQIPIFHMEAGNRCFDQRVPEETNRKIVDHVADVNLTYSEIARDLLLREGLSPDLIIKTGSPMYEVLSHYKKQIDQSNILERLNLEKNNYFVVSAHREENIEPIKSFEKLVVLLNSLAEQYQLPIIVSTHPRTQKRIKEMGVIFHPKIQILKPLGFHDYVKLQVMSRTVLSDSGTINEESSILNFRALNLRDAHERPEGMEEAAVMMVGLELDRVLQSLKILEGQACGDERTLQLVADYSVPNVSDKVVRILHSYTDYVNRVVWRKY from the coding sequence ATGAAAAAACTAAAAGTTATGTCTGTTGTTGGTACACGTCCAGAAATCATTCGGCTATCCCGGGTCTTAAGTAAGTTGGATGAATATTGTGACCATGTAATGGTTCATACTGGCCAAAATTATGATTACGAGTTAAACCAGATTTTTTTTGAGGACCTAGGGATTCGTAAGCCAGATCATTTTTTGGGTAGCGCAGAGGCGGGTAGCGGAGTTGCACGAACTATTGGCAATGTAATTGTTGCTATTGACAGAGTTTTGGAGTTTGAAAAACCCGAGGCTTTATTGGTACTCGGCGATACCAATAGTTGTTTATCGGTTATTCCAGCAAAGCGTCGTCAAATTCCAATATTTCACATGGAAGCCGGTAACCGTTGCTTTGATCAGCGCGTCCCAGAGGAAACCAATCGTAAAATTGTGGATCATGTTGCGGATGTCAATCTCACCTACAGTGAGATTGCACGAGACCTCCTCCTTAGAGAGGGTCTTTCTCCTGATTTAATTATTAAGACTGGTAGCCCAATGTATGAGGTTCTATCTCACTACAAAAAGCAAATTGATCAATCAAATATTTTAGAGCGCCTCAACTTAGAAAAGAATAATTATTTTGTGGTGAGTGCTCATCGCGAAGAAAATATTGAGCCGATAAAATCATTTGAAAAATTAGTGGTTTTATTGAACTCTTTGGCTGAGCAATATCAATTGCCGATTATTGTTTCAACCCATCCCCGTACTCAAAAGCGGATCAAAGAAATGGGAGTTATCTTTCATCCCAAGATTCAGATTTTAAAACCATTGGGTTTTCATGACTATGTAAAGCTGCAAGTCATGTCTAGGACAGTCCTCTCTGATAGTGGCACCATTAATGAAGAATCCTCGATCCTGAACTTCCGGGCCTTGAATTTACGAGATGCGCATGAGCGCCCAGAGGGAATGGAAGAGGCGGCAGTGATGATGGTTGGTCTTGAATTGGATCGAGTACTGCAAAGCCTCAAGATTCTAGAGGGGCAGGCATGCGGAGATGAGCGTACATTGCAATTGGTTGCCGATTATTCAGTGCCCAATGTCTCTGATAAGGTAGTGCGTATATTGCATAGCTATACCGACTACGTAAATCGAGTTGTTTGGAGAAAATACTGA
- a CDS encoding glycosyltransferase family 4 protein: MNCKLGNLNAPTVFIVSEYVDPQLNSTGYYWSKIIHGVSAAFSRVAVICPEGSKFEQYPFESSRVFVYPISESSYKKNNLLFRLFGLLNLSSKFFVKILQHVRRNDLIFSGTNPIFLLLCIALSKKFIHFKWVLLVHDVFPDNLAAAGILRKSNYFYQFLDSMFTLAYQSADAMIVIGRDMEALFRKKQITGQLIYQPNWVNKGEIIPINRKQSALIQNLGWDNKVVFQFFGNAGRLQGIDNLLNAITKVMDPRAAFLFIGEGSEFEMIQKFADTHPQKPIAIIANKDLNSRNAGLAACDVAIVSLIAGMQGIGVPSKSYFSLAADRPILGVVDVNSEVAQMIRQYDGIGWHCDPDKPQELAALIDTICKIDLSLNIGKARRLMEEKYDEAPAIGRYIASLKLVLADSN, translated from the coding sequence ATGAATTGTAAGTTGGGCAATTTAAATGCCCCTACAGTTTTTATTGTTTCTGAGTATGTAGACCCGCAACTCAATTCTACTGGTTATTACTGGTCTAAGATCATACATGGTGTCTCGGCAGCCTTTTCTCGGGTTGCAGTCATTTGTCCAGAAGGTAGTAAATTTGAGCAATATCCATTTGAATCAAGTAGAGTGTTTGTTTATCCGATATCAGAAAGTAGCTACAAAAAAAATAATCTATTATTTCGCCTCTTCGGACTACTCAATTTAAGCTCTAAATTCTTTGTAAAAATATTGCAACACGTTCGAAGGAATGACCTCATTTTTTCTGGCACAAATCCTATTTTTTTACTCTTATGTATTGCGCTATCCAAAAAGTTTATCCACTTTAAGTGGGTGCTACTCGTTCATGATGTATTTCCTGATAATTTAGCAGCTGCTGGCATTTTAAGAAAATCAAATTATTTTTATCAATTCTTAGACAGTATGTTTACCTTGGCCTATCAATCTGCTGATGCCATGATAGTGATTGGTCGCGATATGGAGGCTTTGTTTAGAAAAAAACAGATCACTGGCCAATTGATCTATCAGCCTAATTGGGTGAATAAGGGTGAAATAATTCCTATCAATAGGAAACAGTCTGCCTTGATTCAGAATTTGGGTTGGGATAATAAAGTTGTTTTCCAATTCTTTGGTAATGCAGGAAGATTGCAAGGTATTGATAATTTACTAAATGCCATTACAAAAGTTATGGATCCTCGCGCTGCTTTTCTATTTATTGGCGAGGGATCTGAGTTTGAAATGATTCAAAAGTTTGCTGACACACATCCGCAAAAGCCTATCGCCATAATTGCTAATAAAGACTTAAACAGTCGAAATGCTGGCTTAGCTGCATGTGATGTTGCCATTGTTTCTTTAATTGCGGGAATGCAAGGTATCGGTGTGCCAAGTAAGAGCTACTTTTCTCTAGCGGCTGATCGCCCTATATTGGGGGTGGTGGATGTGAATTCAGAAGTGGCGCAAATGATTCGGCAATATGATGGTATTGGTTGGCATTGCGATCCAGATAAACCTCAGGAGTTAGCCGCTCTGATCGATACAATTTGTAAGATAGACTTGTCTTTAAATATAGGCAAAGCTAGGAGATTGATGGAGGAGAAATATGACGAAGCACCTGCCATTGGTAGGTATATTGCAAGCCTCAAGCTGGTATTAGCCGATAGCAATTAA
- a CDS encoding NAD-dependent epimerase/dehydratase family protein, whose translation MVNSTSIAQCVLVTGANGFVGSYVIDALLESGYSVKAVVRKSWSNPPKEVELIVADLSLPVDWSSALKGVTTIIHLAAIVHQMNESPQMSIEEYRNINTDATLVFAEQAAKAGVKRFIFLSTIAVNGAFTGPGECFTEQSEPKPKSSYAISKYESELGLQKLALLHPMEVTIIRPPMVYGEKAPGNFSRLVSLVQAGIPLPFKLAQNSRSFIFIKNLASFILACVEHPAAGNELFLVSDNDDISPCTLICQISKSLGLRPRVFSIPVRLLELVFIVFGRRTLVNQLLKPMRVNISKAHSLLGWNPPYGSFIGLINSVKK comes from the coding sequence ATGGTAAATTCAACATCGATCGCACAGTGTGTTTTAGTGACTGGCGCAAATGGATTTGTAGGGTCTTATGTAATTGATGCTCTTCTAGAGTCTGGGTATAGCGTTAAAGCGGTAGTGCGAAAAAGTTGGAGCAATCCCCCCAAGGAGGTTGAGTTAATTGTTGCCGATTTATCTTTACCGGTTGATTGGAGCAGTGCTCTTAAGGGTGTAACAACCATCATTCATTTGGCTGCTATAGTTCACCAAATGAATGAATCACCACAGATGTCTATTGAAGAGTATAGAAATATCAATACAGATGCTACTTTAGTGTTTGCGGAGCAAGCAGCTAAGGCAGGCGTAAAAAGATTTATTTTTTTGAGTACTATCGCAGTAAATGGAGCTTTTACTGGGCCAGGTGAATGCTTCACGGAGCAGTCGGAGCCGAAACCAAAAAGCTCCTATGCAATTAGTAAGTATGAGTCTGAATTAGGCTTGCAAAAATTAGCCCTGCTACATCCCATGGAGGTGACAATCATTAGGCCTCCAATGGTTTATGGAGAAAAAGCTCCTGGTAATTTTTCGAGACTGGTATCTCTTGTTCAGGCTGGCATTCCACTTCCATTTAAATTGGCCCAAAATTCAAGAAGTTTTATTTTTATTAAAAACTTGGCGAGCTTTATATTAGCCTGTGTTGAGCATCCTGCTGCCGGCAATGAATTATTTCTTGTATCTGATAATGATGATATTTCCCCTTGCACCCTAATTTGTCAAATTTCAAAGAGTCTGGGGTTAAGACCTAGAGTATTTTCGATCCCTGTGAGACTGCTTGAACTCGTTTTTATAGTTTTTGGACGGAGGACTTTGGTAAATCAACTACTCAAACCCATGAGAGTAAACATTTCTAAAGCCCACTCTTTATTGGGGTGGAATCCGCCTTATGGTTCATTTATTGGATTAATTAATTCAGTTAAAAAATGA
- a CDS encoding sugar transferase, translating into MLALIIRVTSRGPSLYLSKRVGRCNIIFMMLKFRTMKLGTPALATHLLSDSCQYLTPVGSFLRKSSLDELPQLWSILVGDMSFVGPRPALFNQDDLIALRAEYGVDKLAPGLTGWAQVNGRDELSIPVKVQYDYEYLQKQSFWFDMKILGLTFLKVIRRSGVSH; encoded by the coding sequence TTGCTCGCTCTGATCATTCGAGTAACATCTAGGGGGCCTTCTTTATATTTGTCTAAACGCGTGGGTAGATGCAACATCATATTTATGATGCTAAAATTCCGCACTATGAAATTAGGCACTCCCGCGCTAGCAACCCACCTTCTGTCTGACTCATGTCAATATTTAACGCCCGTGGGTTCATTTCTGCGGAAATCAAGTCTAGATGAATTGCCGCAACTATGGAGTATTTTGGTTGGTGATATGAGTTTTGTTGGGCCCCGTCCAGCACTGTTTAATCAAGATGACTTAATTGCTTTGCGAGCCGAATATGGTGTAGATAAGCTAGCACCGGGATTAACCGGTTGGGCTCAAGTAAATGGTCGAGATGAGCTATCGATCCCAGTCAAAGTTCAATATGACTATGAGTATCTGCAGAAACAGTCCTTTTGGTTTGATATGAAAATTCTGGGCTTGACTTTCTTAAAGGTTATTCGTCGCTCTGGGGTTTCTCACTAA
- a CDS encoding IS3 family transposase (programmed frameshift), with amino-acid sequence MKRARFTDEQIVRILQEADKAPVAEVAKRHGVSEPSIYIWRKKFGDMGTDDVKRLKLLEQENSRLKKILAERDLEIEVMKEITGKKVVSVQARLEQARYAVDRGISQRRACVLLQVARSGLGYQQRMPVKDQPVIAAMRSYSEQYPRYGARRIRIFLRRDGIVLGRDRAARIWAGAGLQMPKKRTRKRKDHMGSPNRQPFVATAPNEVWAYDFVFDACANGQKLKCLTLIDEFTKESLYIDVAGSIKGKRVVQILEEVIAKRGYPKVLRSDNGPEFISTILLEWAVAKGLHNLHIEPGKPWQNGTNESFNGKFRDECLALNWFYSRQHAKVIIETWRKHYNLIRPHSSLDYQTPLEFVSEWRNNLNPGVHVSK; translated from the exons ATGAAGAGAGCCCGATTTACGGATGAGCAGATTGTTCGGATATTGCAAGAGGCCGATAAAGCACCAGTTGCAGAGGTGGCTAAACGCCATGGGGTGAGTGAGCCCTCGATTTATATCTGGCGGAAGAAGTTTGGCGATATGGGTACAGATGATGTGAAGCGCTTAAAGCTGTTAGAGCAAGAGAACAGTCGCCTTAAGAAGATCTTGGCAGAACGGGATCTGGAGATTGAGGTGATGAAGGAGATCACCG GCAAAAAAGTGGTGAGCGTGCAAGCTCGATTAGAGCAAGCACGCTACGCAGTGGATCGCGGGATTAGCCAAAGAAGAGCCTGTGTGCTGTTGCAGGTAGCTAGGTCAGGCCTTGGGTATCAGCAAAGGATGCCGGTTAAAGACCAGCCTGTGATTGCTGCAATGCGTTCTTACTCTGAACAATATCCTCGCTATGGCGCCAGACGGATCCGAATCTTCTTGCGGCGAGACGGCATCGTATTAGGGCGAGATCGTGCTGCCCGTATATGGGCTGGTGCAGGCCTGCAAATGCCCAAGAAGCGAACTCGCAAGCGCAAAGATCATATGGGCAGTCCCAACCGGCAACCCTTTGTAGCAACAGCGCCCAATGAAGTCTGGGCATACGATTTTGTCTTTGATGCTTGTGCCAATGGTCAAAAGCTCAAGTGCTTAACCTTGATAGACGAGTTCACCAAGGAGAGTTTGTATATTGATGTAGCCGGCTCAATTAAAGGTAAGCGAGTGGTGCAGATATTAGAAGAAGTGATTGCAAAGCGGGGTTACCCTAAAGTTTTACGAAGTGACAACGGCCCGGAGTTTATTAGTACTATCTTGTTGGAATGGGCTGTAGCCAAAGGTCTACATAACCTACACATTGAACCAGGCAAGCCTTGGCAAAACGGTACTAACGAGAGCTTTAATGGCAAGTTCAGAGATGAATGTTTAGCTTTGAACTGGTTTTACAGCAGGCAACATGCCAAGGTGATTATTGAAACTTGGCGTAAGCACTACAATTTAATCAGACCGCACTCCAGTTTGGATTATCAAACCCCGCTAGAGTTCGTATCTGAATGGCGCAATAACTTAAACCCTGGAGTCCATGTTTCTAAATGA
- a CDS encoding polysaccharide biosynthesis protein → MPRSIKRGLVMIFDVIICGFSVWFAFGLRLDHWGYFEGNQWMVLIVAIGFSFPLFISFGLYRAIFRYVGSAALASMARVFITYTFLFFCVFTLLGIDGVPRSIGVIQPILLFIGIGASRYFVRYWLGGINNVQKSFHRAQPIALIYGAGFAGRQLAAGLSSNKEMVVKGFIDDDPQFHKSTINGISVYPGTGLQDLIHHLDITDVLLAIPSANQQRRSEIIGSLDGCGVRVRTLPGFNDLASGRVRISDLHDLDMNDLLGREVVPPQVHLLEKNIRNQVVLVTGAGGSIGSELCRQIIKFSPKSLILIDSSEHSLYLIYEELKRALIGLRDDYSVLVGDDVNLPPSGMSIKLIPCLASVRDSDLLMKIFRAHQPTTVFHAAAYKHVPLVEQNPAEGIRNNVFGTFTCAQVSLECGVPHFILVSTDKAVRPTNVMGASKRIAELLLQAMADISFKGDHLTTFSMVRFGNVLGSSGSVAPLFSAQIAAGGPITLTHSEVTRYFMTIPEAAQLVIQAGAMAKGGDVFVLNMGEPVRIYDLAVRMVYLTGLLVRDDAHPNGDIEIKVTGLRPGEKLYEELLIGDNPGATDHPKIMKAHEEFLSWDELQQELEKLNVALDACDGKLIRSMLIKLVPGYQPNGDSEDWNWGGIV, encoded by the coding sequence TTGCCTCGCTCAATTAAGCGTGGGTTAGTGATGATTTTTGATGTCATTATTTGTGGGTTTAGTGTTTGGTTTGCATTTGGACTTCGATTGGATCATTGGGGTTATTTTGAAGGCAATCAATGGATGGTGTTGATTGTCGCGATTGGGTTTTCATTTCCCCTTTTTATTTCTTTTGGCTTATATCGAGCTATTTTTAGATATGTTGGTTCAGCTGCGCTTGCTTCAATGGCGCGTGTATTTATCACTTATACCTTCTTATTTTTTTGTGTATTTACACTTCTTGGCATTGATGGTGTGCCTCGTTCAATTGGGGTCATCCAGCCAATCCTTCTTTTTATCGGAATTGGCGCAAGTCGATATTTTGTTCGTTATTGGTTGGGGGGTATCAATAATGTTCAAAAATCATTTCATCGGGCTCAACCTATTGCGCTAATTTATGGTGCTGGCTTTGCGGGTCGTCAACTAGCGGCGGGCTTATCAAGCAACAAAGAGATGGTGGTTAAAGGTTTTATTGATGATGACCCTCAATTCCATAAAAGTACCATTAATGGAATTTCTGTATACCCTGGTACGGGTTTACAAGATTTAATCCATCACCTAGATATTACGGATGTGCTGTTGGCCATTCCTTCGGCCAACCAGCAGCGCAGAAGTGAGATCATTGGCTCTTTAGATGGATGCGGGGTTCGCGTTCGAACGCTGCCAGGCTTTAACGACTTAGCTTCTGGTCGCGTCAGAATTTCTGATTTGCATGATTTGGATATGAATGACTTGCTTGGACGGGAGGTTGTTCCGCCACAAGTTCACTTGCTGGAAAAGAATATCCGTAATCAAGTTGTTTTGGTTACTGGGGCTGGCGGCTCCATTGGGAGTGAACTATGTCGCCAGATTATTAAGTTCTCCCCTAAGTCATTAATTCTGATTGATAGTAGCGAGCATTCCCTTTATTTGATCTATGAGGAATTAAAGAGAGCCCTTATAGGGCTAAGGGATGATTATTCGGTACTAGTTGGGGATGATGTCAATTTACCCCCTTCGGGAATGTCAATAAAGCTAATACCTTGTTTGGCTTCAGTGCGCGATAGCGATTTATTGATGAAGATTTTTAGAGCTCATCAACCCACTACGGTCTTTCATGCAGCTGCGTACAAGCATGTTCCTTTGGTGGAGCAAAATCCTGCGGAAGGCATTCGCAATAATGTGTTTGGAACTTTCACTTGTGCACAGGTGAGCTTGGAGTGTGGCGTACCTCACTTTATTCTGGTGAGCACCGATAAAGCGGTTAGACCTACCAATGTGATGGGGGCAAGTAAGCGTATTGCCGAGCTTCTATTGCAAGCAATGGCGGATATTTCTTTTAAGGGCGATCACTTAACCACTTTTTCAATGGTTCGATTTGGTAATGTGCTTGGCTCCTCTGGTTCTGTGGCACCACTGTTTAGCGCTCAAATTGCGGCTGGCGGCCCCATTACATTGACGCATTCCGAGGTAACTCGTTATTTCATGACTATTCCCGAGGCGGCGCAGTTAGTCATTCAAGCTGGTGCAATGGCTAAAGGAGGAGATGTTTTTGTCTTAAATATGGGTGAGCCCGTACGTATTTATGATTTGGCTGTACGGATGGTTTATTTGACAGGCCTACTAGTTAGGGATGATGCTCATCCTAATGGCGATATTGAAATTAAGGTCACTGGTTTGCGCCCGGGAGAAAAGCTCTACGAAGAGCTCCTCATTGGCGATAACCCAGGGGCAACAGATCACCCTAAAATCATGAAAGCGCATGAAGAATTTTTATCATGGGATGAGTTGCAACAGGAGCTTGAAAAGCTTAATGTCGCCTTGGATGCATGTGATGGCAAGTTGATTAGAAGCATGCTCATAAAGTTAGTCCCCGGCTACCAGCCTAATGGTGATTCAGAGGATTGGAATTGGGGGGGGATTGTCTAA
- a CDS encoding IS3 family transposase (programmed frameshift): MKTSRFTESQIMAILKQAESGVPAPELCREHNISVASFYKWRSKYGGMDASMMSRVKELELENARLKKMYAEVQLQADILKEGFAKKVTRPSRRREMASQEVKRGRMSIRLACDTFVISQTCYRYSPKLSSDNALIADWLIRLTHNQRNWGFGLCFLFLRNVKGFTWNHKRVYRITTKGSPFRDKELELNLRIKPHKRLVREKPLPLAVPQGINDTWSIDFMHDQLHDGRTIRLFNVIDDFNREALAIDIDFSMPAVRVIRSLDQIIEWRGKPLKIRCDNGPELVGNILTAWAAKHQIEMSYIQPGKPQQNAYIERYNRTVRYDWLNQYLFESIDEVQDFATKWMWTYNHERPNMGLGGITPKQKLALAVPASTFSLG, encoded by the exons ATGAAGACCTCCCGATTTACCGAGAGCCAAATAATGGCCATTCTCAAGCAAGCCGAATCTGGCGTGCCAGCCCCAGAACTGTGCCGTGAGCACAATATTAGCGTTGCTAGCTTCTATAAATGGCGCTCTAAATACGGCGGCATGGATGCTTCTATGATGTCCCGCGTAAAGGAGTTAGAGCTTGAAAATGCCCGCCTAAAGAAGATGTACGCCGAAGTCCAACTCCAGGCAGATATCTTAAAGGAAG GTTTTGCAAAAAAAGTAACTCGGCCATCTCGCCGCCGTGAGATGGCCAGCCAAGAAGTAAAAAGGGGTCGTATGAGCATCCGCTTAGCGTGCGATACCTTTGTCATTAGCCAGACCTGCTATCGCTATAGCCCTAAGCTGTCTTCTGACAATGCCCTTATTGCCGATTGGCTGATCCGTCTTACTCACAATCAACGCAACTGGGGCTTTGGTCTTTGCTTCTTATTTTTGCGTAACGTGAAGGGATTTACCTGGAACCACAAGCGGGTTTACCGGATTACGACCAAGGGAAGTCCCTTTAGGGATAAGGAACTAGAGCTTAATCTACGGATTAAACCCCATAAACGCTTAGTTCGGGAAAAGCCTTTACCCTTAGCTGTACCTCAAGGCATTAATGACACTTGGTCGATTGATTTTATGCATGACCAACTTCATGATGGCAGAACCATCCGCCTTTTTAATGTGATCGATGACTTTAATCGAGAGGCCTTAGCCATTGATATTGATTTTTCTATGCCCGCAGTACGAGTGATCCGGTCACTCGATCAGATCATTGAATGGCGTGGCAAGCCCTTAAAAATACGCTGTGATAATGGCCCCGAACTCGTAGGAAACATCCTGACTGCATGGGCTGCTAAACACCAAATTGAGATGAGTTATATCCAACCAGGTAAGCCACAGCAAAATGCTTATATTGAACGCTATAACCGCACCGTGAGATATGACTGGCTTAATCAATACCTCTTTGAATCGATTGATGAAGTACAAGACTTTGCAACCAAATGGATGTGGACCTACAATCACGAAAGACCCAATATGGGTTTAGGAGGAATTACTCCTAAACAAAAACTAGCACTTGCAGTACCAGCCTCTACTTTTAGCTTAGGTTAA